In Thauera sp. JM12B12, one DNA window encodes the following:
- the gabD gene encoding NADP-dependent succinate-semialdehyde dehydrogenase: protein MQLRDAALLRTEAYIDGQWIQADAGMRFAVSNPADGAVIASVPDLGAAETRRAIAAAEAALPAWRARTAKERAAVLRRWFELIMAHQEDLAVLMTAEQGKPLAEARGEVAYGASFIEWFAEEGKRVYGDVIPGHAADKRIVVVKQAIGVVAAITPWNFPIAMITRKAGPALAAGCTIVIKPAEDTPLCALALAELAERAGVPRGVLNVVTSNRAAEVGGELTANPAVRKLSFTGSTEVGKLLMAQCAGTVKKVALELGGNAPFIVFDDADLDAAVAGAMASKYRNAGQTCVCANRLLVQDGVHDAFAAKLSEAVAKLKVGPGLSGEVQQGPLINQDAVAKVEELLGDAVEKGAKIVCGGKRHALGGNFFEPTILTGVTPAMRVAREEIFGPVAPLFRFHTEEEAIRMANDTEFGLAAYFYARDIARVWRVAEGLEYGIVGINEGIISTEVAPFGGVKESGIGREGSKYGIDDFVEIKYLCMGGIR, encoded by the coding sequence ATGCAACTCAGGGATGCGGCGCTGTTGCGCACCGAGGCCTATATCGACGGGCAATGGATTCAAGCCGACGCGGGCATGCGTTTCGCGGTGAGCAATCCGGCCGATGGCGCCGTGATCGCCAGCGTGCCCGACCTGGGCGCGGCTGAAACGCGGCGCGCCATCGCCGCCGCAGAGGCGGCGCTGCCGGCGTGGCGGGCGCGCACCGCCAAGGAGCGCGCGGCGGTGCTGCGGCGCTGGTTCGAGCTCATCATGGCGCATCAGGAAGACCTCGCCGTGCTGATGACGGCCGAGCAGGGCAAGCCACTGGCGGAGGCGCGCGGCGAGGTGGCCTACGGCGCCTCCTTCATCGAGTGGTTCGCCGAGGAGGGCAAGCGCGTCTATGGCGACGTGATTCCCGGCCATGCGGCCGACAAGCGCATCGTCGTTGTCAAGCAGGCGATCGGCGTGGTGGCGGCGATCACGCCGTGGAACTTCCCGATCGCGATGATCACCCGCAAGGCCGGGCCGGCGCTGGCGGCGGGCTGCACGATCGTGATCAAGCCGGCCGAGGACACGCCGCTGTGTGCGCTCGCGCTGGCCGAACTGGCCGAGCGCGCCGGCGTGCCGCGCGGCGTGCTCAATGTCGTCACCAGCAATCGCGCTGCCGAAGTCGGTGGCGAGCTCACCGCCAACCCGGCCGTGCGCAAGCTCTCCTTCACCGGCTCGACCGAGGTCGGCAAGCTGCTGATGGCGCAGTGTGCCGGCACGGTGAAGAAGGTCGCGCTCGAACTGGGTGGCAATGCGCCCTTCATCGTCTTCGACGACGCCGACCTCGACGCCGCGGTGGCCGGCGCGATGGCCTCCAAGTACCGCAACGCCGGCCAGACCTGCGTGTGCGCCAACCGCCTGCTGGTGCAGGACGGCGTCCATGACGCCTTCGCCGCGAAGCTTTCGGAGGCGGTGGCGAAGCTCAAGGTCGGCCCCGGCCTCTCGGGCGAGGTGCAGCAGGGCCCGCTGATCAACCAGGACGCGGTGGCCAAGGTCGAGGAACTGCTCGGGGATGCGGTGGAGAAGGGCGCGAAGATCGTCTGCGGCGGCAAGCGCCATGCGCTCGGCGGCAACTTCTTCGAGCCCACCATCCTCACCGGGGTGACGCCGGCAATGCGGGTGGCGCGCGAGGAGATCTTCGGCCCGGTGGCGCCGCTGTTCCGCTTCCACACCGAAGAGGAGGCGATCCGCATGGCCAACGATACCGAGTTCGGCCTCGCCGCCTACTTCTACGCGCGCGACATCGCCCGCGTATGGCGCGTCGCCGAGGGCCTCGAATACGGCATCGTCGGCATCAACGAGGGCATCATCTCGACCGAGGTGGCGCCCTTCGGGGGCGTCAAGGAATCCGGCATCGGCCGCGAGGGCTCGAAGTACGGCATCGACGACTTCGTCGAGATCAAGTACCTGTGCATGGGCGGGATCCGCTGA
- a CDS encoding EAL domain-containing protein, with product MNTAGRPPGLPPDPGGAQPADPFVPDLSEGAETGVYLALLELLDEGLIITGDELILDANSAACQLLGRDYREVAGRPLSELFPSEEDFLAARARLFIEGERRGQLEFALPGCQVRTLSFISAPRLRPGMHAILLSAPTGATEDNAAGRIAPDETHAGEHPQPRAEHGKHPAHALRTPYFQTLARTPGFGGDYLERGLYRALHGDELTLHFQPLVDARDGRICAGEALLRWRHPELGLLPFRSFIGAVNDRHLISELGDWVLQSACRVAREWPQAAGGEAPRLTVNVALEQLLRGDFAERVAAILRDSGLPAERLELDLDERVLEVDSAGLPATLDSLAAQGLRLAIDDFGRGLSSIPRLRRYPVTALKLDPALVAGVGRDEDSEAIVEAISCLAAPLGLKVYARGVESRGQQAFLCALGCHLQQGPLFGQPVPAAQFGTYPRGRAQ from the coding sequence GTGAACACTGCAGGACGCCCTCCAGGCCTGCCGCCCGACCCGGGCGGCGCACAGCCCGCCGATCCCTTCGTCCCCGACCTCTCCGAGGGCGCGGAAACCGGGGTCTATCTCGCCCTGCTCGAGCTCCTCGACGAGGGCCTGATCATCACCGGCGACGAGCTCATCCTGGACGCCAACAGCGCCGCCTGCCAGCTGCTCGGGCGGGATTACCGCGAGGTCGCCGGGCGGCCGCTGTCCGAGCTCTTTCCCAGCGAGGAAGATTTCCTCGCTGCGCGGGCGCGCCTTTTCATCGAGGGTGAGCGCCGCGGCCAGCTCGAGTTCGCCCTTCCGGGCTGCCAGGTCCGCACCCTGTCGTTCATCTCGGCCCCCCGCTTGCGCCCCGGCATGCATGCCATCCTGCTCAGCGCGCCGACCGGCGCGACCGAGGACAACGCCGCCGGACGCATCGCGCCCGACGAAACCCACGCCGGCGAGCATCCGCAGCCCCGCGCCGAACACGGCAAGCACCCCGCCCACGCGCTGCGGACACCCTACTTCCAGACCCTGGCACGCACGCCCGGCTTCGGCGGCGACTACCTCGAACGCGGCCTCTACCGCGCGCTCCATGGCGACGAGCTCACCCTGCATTTCCAGCCCCTCGTCGATGCGCGCGATGGCCGCATCTGCGCGGGCGAGGCCCTGTTGCGCTGGCGTCATCCCGAGCTCGGCCTGCTGCCCTTCCGCAGCTTCATCGGCGCGGTCAACGACCGCCACCTGATCTCCGAACTCGGCGACTGGGTGCTGCAGTCGGCCTGTCGCGTCGCGCGTGAGTGGCCACAGGCGGCGGGTGGCGAAGCGCCCCGCCTGACGGTCAATGTGGCCCTGGAACAGCTGCTTCGCGGCGACTTCGCCGAGCGTGTCGCCGCGATCCTGCGTGACAGCGGGCTGCCCGCCGAGCGCCTCGAGCTCGATCTGGACGAGCGCGTGCTCGAGGTGGACAGCGCCGGCCTTCCGGCCACGCTGGACAGCCTCGCCGCCCAGGGGCTGCGGCTGGCGATCGACGATTTCGGCCGCGGGCTGTCATCCATTCCCCGCCTGCGCCGCTACCCGGTGACCGCGCTCAAGCTCGACCCCGCGCTGGTAGCCGGCGTCGGGCGCGACGAGGACAGCGAGGCGATCGTCGAGGCGATCAGCTGCCTCGCCGCGCCCCTTGGCCTCAAGGTCTATGCGCGCGGCGTGGAAAGCAGGGGCCAGCAGGCTTTCCTGTGTGCGCTCGGCTGCCACCTGCAGCAGGGTCCGCTGTTCGGCCAGCCCGTGCCGGCCGCCCAATTCGGCACCTACCCGCGCGGCCGCGCTCAGTAA
- a CDS encoding NAD(P) transhydrogenase subunit alpha translates to MDGFTALYIFALAAFTGYEVISRVPVILHTPLMSGSNFVHGVVLIGAMVALGHADPEDPVQLVIGFFAVFLGAANAAGGYIVTERMLGMFKAGGRKEGGAK, encoded by the coding sequence ATGGATGGCTTTACCGCGCTGTACATCTTCGCGCTGGCCGCGTTCACCGGGTACGAGGTGATCTCGCGTGTGCCGGTGATTCTTCACACCCCGCTGATGTCGGGTTCGAACTTCGTGCACGGCGTCGTGCTGATCGGCGCCATGGTGGCGCTCGGCCACGCCGATCCCGAGGATCCGGTGCAACTGGTGATCGGCTTCTTCGCCGTCTTCCTGGGTGCGGCCAACGCGGCCGGTGGCTACATCGTCACCGAACGCATGCTCGGCATGTTCAAGGCCGGTGGCCGCAAGGAAGGGGGTGCAAAATGA
- a CDS encoding extracellular solute-binding protein, translating into MVSPWALAQAAAQQQIELFHRLPESKAAALKDLVERFNAQSKDVRVVLSSADWRTAAPHMLILEGDDEDDFVAGKPRFKPLHALMKESGTPLQTLRPPAMMTRTPVDAKGNLLALPVGLSTPVLFLNREALRRAGVNPETTRIDTWFDLQETLGRLADTGHTCPYTVSEPGRVMVENLSAWHNAPVARQEGKATVPSFNGMFQVKHVAMMASWTRARYLHVFPQQTEAEQRFASGECAVIAAPSASWTDFRRTGKVDVAVSRLPYYDDFPGAPQNTVADGPALWTAAGKKPVEYKAVARFVGFWLQPDNQVAWQRETGYLPLNRAGLLASRSELLGQDLENVRVAVDQLSNKPATAQSSAQPVVERQKVRRILDEELAGVWADEKAAKEALDNAVMRAQTGK; encoded by the coding sequence ATGGTGTCGCCATGGGCGCTCGCCCAGGCTGCGGCACAGCAGCAGATCGAGCTCTTCCATCGCCTGCCCGAGAGCAAGGCGGCGGCGCTCAAGGACCTCGTCGAGCGCTTCAACGCGCAGTCGAAGGATGTGCGGGTCGTGCTGTCCTCGGCGGACTGGCGCACGGCGGCGCCGCACATGCTGATCCTCGAGGGCGACGACGAGGACGATTTCGTCGCCGGCAAGCCGCGCTTCAAGCCCTTGCATGCGCTCATGAAGGAGAGCGGCACGCCGCTGCAGACGCTGCGTCCGCCGGCGATGATGACGCGCACCCCGGTCGACGCCAAGGGCAACCTGCTGGCGCTGCCGGTCGGTCTGTCGACGCCGGTGCTCTTCCTCAACCGCGAAGCGCTGCGTCGCGCGGGCGTGAATCCCGAGACCACGCGCATCGACACCTGGTTCGATCTCCAGGAGACGCTCGGTCGCCTTGCCGACACCGGCCACACCTGCCCTTACACGGTCTCCGAGCCGGGCCGCGTGATGGTCGAGAATCTCAGCGCCTGGCACAACGCGCCGGTCGCCAGGCAGGAGGGCAAGGCGACGGTGCCGAGCTTCAACGGCATGTTCCAGGTCAAGCACGTGGCGATGATGGCGAGCTGGACGCGCGCGCGCTATCTGCACGTCTTCCCGCAGCAGACCGAGGCCGAGCAGCGCTTCGCCAGCGGAGAGTGCGCGGTGATCGCGGCCCCTTCGGCGAGCTGGACCGACTTCCGTCGCACCGGCAAGGTCGATGTCGCGGTGTCGCGGCTGCCGTACTACGATGACTTCCCCGGTGCGCCGCAGAACACCGTGGCCGACGGTCCCGCGCTGTGGACGGCCGCGGGCAAGAAGCCGGTCGAATACAAGGCGGTCGCGCGTTTCGTCGGTTTCTGGCTGCAGCCCGACAACCAGGTCGCTTGGCAGCGCGAGACCGGCTATCTGCCGCTCAACCGCGCAGGCCTGCTGGCCTCGCGCAGCGAGCTGCTCGGCCAGGATCTCGAGAACGTCCGGGTCGCGGTCGATCAGCTGAGCAACAAGCCCGCCACGGCGCAGTCCTCGGCACAGCCGGTGGTCGAGCGGCAGAAGGTGCGCCGCATTCTCGACGAGGAGCTCGCCGGCGTGTGGGCGGACGAGAAGGCTGCAAAGGAAGCGCTCGACAACGCCGTCATGCGTGCCCAGACCGGGAAATGA
- a CDS encoding polyprenyl synthetase family protein yields the protein MQAVDAVIRSRLHSDVDLIRRVAEYIVQSGGKRLRPALVLFTAGAMGYRGTHHHELAAVVEFIHTATLLHDDVVDESDLRRGNKTANAMYGNASAVFVGDFLYSRAFQMMVGVDSMRVMQVLADATNVIAEGEVLQLLNCHNADVVIDDYLRVIRYKTAKLFEAAARLGGIVGGADAALEARLAAFGMHLGTAFQLIDDVLDYSADEADTGKHLGDDLAEGKPTLPLIHVMQHGTAEQAALVRAAIENGGREDFAAVLAAIQHTGALEETRRYAQAEAALAIDAISVLPPSNFKEALLQLSDFAVRRKH from the coding sequence ATGCAGGCGGTGGATGCGGTCATCCGCAGTCGCCTGCACTCGGACGTGGACCTGATTCGCCGGGTCGCCGAATACATCGTCCAGAGTGGCGGCAAGCGTCTGCGCCCGGCGCTGGTGCTGTTTACCGCCGGGGCGATGGGCTATCGCGGCACGCACCATCACGAGCTCGCCGCCGTGGTCGAGTTCATCCACACCGCCACCCTGCTGCACGACGACGTGGTCGACGAATCCGACCTGCGTCGCGGCAACAAGACCGCCAACGCGATGTACGGCAACGCGAGCGCAGTCTTCGTCGGCGACTTCCTCTATTCGCGCGCCTTCCAGATGATGGTGGGCGTCGACAGCATGCGCGTCATGCAGGTCCTCGCCGATGCGACCAACGTCATCGCCGAGGGCGAGGTGCTGCAGCTGCTCAACTGCCATAACGCAGACGTGGTCATCGACGACTACCTGCGCGTGATTCGCTACAAGACCGCGAAGCTGTTCGAGGCCGCCGCGCGCCTGGGCGGCATCGTGGGTGGTGCGGATGCCGCGCTCGAGGCCCGTCTGGCCGCCTTCGGCATGCACCTGGGCACTGCCTTCCAGCTCATCGACGACGTGCTCGACTACTCCGCCGACGAGGCCGACACCGGCAAGCATCTGGGCGACGACCTCGCCGAGGGCAAACCGACGCTGCCCCTGATCCACGTCATGCAGCACGGCACGGCCGAGCAGGCGGCCTTGGTCCGGGCCGCGATCGAGAATGGCGGTCGCGAGGATTTCGCCGCCGTGCTCGCGGCGATCCAGCACACCGGCGCGCTCGAGGAGACGCGCCGCTACGCGCAAGCCGAGGCGGCACTCGCCATCGACGCGATTTCCGTGCTGCCCCCTTCCAATTTCAAGGAAGCGTTGCTACAATTATCGGACTTTGCAGTTCGGCGAAAACACTGA
- a CDS encoding NAD(P) transhydrogenase subunit alpha has translation MPLVIGVLLETHPGERRLSVVPDVVKKYQGLGAQIVMQKGAGKAAHFADEDFAEVRFVDTAEDVAAAADVVFCVQAPAASTVAAMKPGSVLCGMLQPWASAERAKQLVDAQVTAFALELLPRISRAQSMDILSSQGAVAGYECALIAADHSPKFFPMLTYAAGSIRPAKVLVIGAGVAGLQAIATARRIGAMVEAYDVRPETREQIESLGAKFVDTGVSAAGSGGYARELTEEEKAKQAERLAKAVAQCDALITTAAIPGRPAPKIITADMVARMKRGAVVVDMAAETGGNVEGTVAGEKVWINDVLVIGPTNIPSRMPVHASEMIAKNLFNFISPFIKDGALALDWEDEVMSGSCLTHAGEVRHAGVKQALGL, from the coding sequence ATGCCTCTGGTCATCGGAGTGCTTTTGGAGACGCATCCTGGCGAGCGACGGCTGTCCGTCGTGCCGGATGTAGTCAAGAAATATCAGGGCCTTGGGGCCCAGATCGTCATGCAGAAGGGGGCGGGCAAGGCCGCGCACTTCGCTGACGAGGACTTTGCCGAAGTCCGCTTCGTCGATACCGCGGAGGACGTGGCTGCGGCCGCCGACGTGGTGTTCTGCGTGCAGGCGCCGGCGGCGTCGACGGTCGCGGCGATGAAGCCGGGCAGCGTGCTGTGCGGCATGCTGCAGCCATGGGCGAGCGCCGAGCGCGCGAAGCAGCTCGTCGATGCCCAGGTCACCGCGTTCGCCCTCGAGCTGCTGCCGCGCATCTCGCGTGCCCAGAGCATGGACATCCTGTCCAGCCAGGGCGCGGTCGCCGGCTACGAGTGCGCGCTGATCGCAGCCGATCACTCGCCGAAGTTCTTCCCCATGCTCACCTATGCCGCCGGTTCCATCCGCCCGGCCAAGGTGCTGGTGATCGGCGCCGGCGTGGCCGGCCTGCAGGCGATCGCGACCGCGCGCCGCATCGGCGCCATGGTCGAAGCCTACGACGTGCGCCCCGAGACGCGCGAGCAGATCGAGTCGCTCGGCGCCAAGTTCGTCGACACCGGTGTGTCCGCGGCGGGCAGCGGCGGCTATGCGCGCGAGCTCACCGAGGAAGAGAAGGCGAAGCAGGCCGAGCGCCTGGCCAAGGCGGTGGCGCAGTGCGACGCGCTGATCACCACCGCGGCCATCCCGGGCCGGCCGGCGCCCAAGATCATCACCGCCGACATGGTCGCGCGCATGAAGCGCGGCGCCGTGGTCGTCGACATGGCGGCCGAGACCGGCGGCAACGTCGAGGGCACGGTCGCGGGCGAGAAGGTATGGATCAACGATGTGCTCGTGATCGGTCCCACCAACATCCCCAGCCGCATGCCGGTGCATGCGTCCGAGATGATCGCCAAGAACCTGTTCAATTTCATCTCGCCCTTCATCAAGGACGGCGCGCTCGCGCTCGACTGGGAGGACGAGGTCATGTCCGGCAGCTGCCTGACCCACGCGGGCGAAGTTCGCCACGCGGGCGTCAAGCAGGCGCTCGGACTGTAA
- a CDS encoding DEAD/DEAH box helicase: protein MSFADLGLIPELLQAVTDAGYTEPTPIQRQAIPTIIAGNDVMGGAQTGTGKTAGFTLPLLHRIARHANTSTSPARHQTRALILAPTRELAMQVYESVKTYSKHLPLRSVCVYGGVDIKPQQMELRRGIEVVIATPGRLLDHVEQKSINLSQVEVLVLDEADRMLDMGFIPDIKRILALLPKQRQSLLFSATFSDEIKKLADQMLKNPQLIEVARRNMVSETITHVVHPVSSGMKRNLLAHLLRHKPDTQALVFVDTKLVCGRLAHYLERAGISADAIHGDKGQQQRTETLEAFKAGKLRVLVATDVAARGIDIDELPFVINFELPHTAEDYVHRIGRTGRAGHHGYAISLVSSEEKHWLAEIEKLIKFQIPQELVPGFDPDPDFHEAGTRGHRGRRPAASADSLVPTGSGGRERSGEGRRDAGRDAARESSRDAGRGAARDAGRSANRRTRSTIAADGFDFSKPYEPVTPVVVATADTQPTAAAAAKPDPLRRGQRPIAVLLGGLGRK, encoded by the coding sequence ATGAGCTTTGCCGATCTCGGCCTCATTCCCGAACTGCTGCAGGCCGTCACCGACGCCGGCTATACCGAACCCACGCCGATCCAGCGCCAGGCCATCCCCACGATCATCGCCGGCAACGACGTCATGGGCGGCGCCCAGACCGGCACCGGCAAGACCGCCGGCTTCACCCTGCCGCTGCTGCACCGCATCGCCCGCCACGCCAACACCAGCACCTCGCCCGCCCGCCACCAGACGCGCGCGCTGATCCTCGCGCCGACGCGCGAACTGGCGATGCAGGTGTACGAGTCGGTCAAGACCTACAGCAAGCACCTGCCGCTGCGCTCCGTGTGCGTCTATGGCGGCGTCGACATCAAGCCGCAGCAGATGGAGCTGCGTCGCGGCATCGAGGTGGTCATCGCCACCCCGGGCCGACTGCTCGACCACGTCGAGCAGAAGTCGATCAACCTGTCCCAGGTCGAGGTGCTGGTGCTGGACGAGGCCGACCGCATGCTCGACATGGGCTTCATCCCCGACATCAAGCGCATCCTCGCGCTGCTGCCCAAGCAGCGCCAGAGCCTGCTGTTCTCGGCCACCTTCTCGGACGAGATCAAGAAGCTCGCCGACCAGATGCTGAAGAACCCGCAGCTGATCGAGGTCGCGCGCCGCAACATGGTGTCCGAGACCATCACCCACGTGGTGCACCCGGTGTCCTCGGGCATGAAGCGCAACCTGCTCGCCCACCTGCTGCGCCACAAGCCCGACACCCAGGCCCTGGTCTTCGTCGACACCAAGCTGGTGTGCGGGCGCCTGGCCCATTACCTGGAGCGTGCCGGCATCTCCGCCGACGCCATCCACGGCGACAAGGGCCAGCAGCAGCGCACCGAGACGCTCGAGGCCTTCAAGGCCGGCAAGCTGCGCGTGCTGGTCGCCACCGACGTTGCCGCGCGCGGCATCGACATCGACGAGCTGCCCTTCGTCATCAACTTCGAGCTGCCGCACACCGCCGAGGACTACGTGCACCGCATCGGCCGCACCGGCCGCGCCGGTCACCACGGCTACGCGATCTCGCTGGTGAGTTCGGAAGAGAAGCACTGGCTGGCCGAAATCGAGAAGCTGATCAAGTTCCAGATCCCGCAGGAGCTGGTGCCCGGCTTCGATCCCGATCCGGATTTCCACGAGGCCGGCACGCGCGGACACCGCGGTCGCCGCCCCGCGGCCAGCGCCGACAGCCTCGTGCCGACCGGGAGCGGCGGGCGCGAGCGCAGTGGCGAGGGCCGTCGCGACGCGGGACGAGACGCTGCCCGCGAGTCCAGCCGGGACGCCGGCCGCGGCGCCGCGCGCGATGCCGGACGCAGTGCGAATCGCCGTACGCGGTCGACGATCGCAGCCGACGGCTTCGACTTCAGCAAGCCTTACGAGCCGGTAACCCCTGTGGTCGTCGCCACCGCCGACACCCAGCCCACCGCCGCCGCGGCTGCCAAGCCCGACCCGCTGCGTCGCGGCCAGCGCCCGATCGCGGTGCTGCTGGGTGGTCTGGGGCGTAAATAA
- the rlmM gene encoding 23S rRNA (cytidine(2498)-2'-O)-methyltransferase RlmM — MNQHTPAAALACAGLLGYCRAGFEKELAAELDDIAAEAGLIGYVRAEPDSGYVIYETFEPTPLGSFGEATDWRRPVFARQLLPWFARVDDLPERDRATPIVDAVKASGQRFSGVVLETPDTDEAKQRSGFCKRFTEPLARALEKAGCLRTSRAGLPVLHVLFTSATSAWLAAGQPGQCSTWPMGIPRLRMPSNAPSRSTAKLAEAFMTLLEDNERDSIVRAGQRAVDLGAAPGGWTWQLVHRGLRVTAIDNGPLRDSVMATEMVEHLKADGFTWRPPRPVDWMVCDMVEQPSRIASLMAEWVATGRCRYTIFNLKLPMKRRVEAVEQCRELIRKRLASVGPFDLRIKHLYHDREEVTAFLTLKR, encoded by the coding sequence ATGAATCAGCACACCCCCGCCGCCGCGCTCGCCTGCGCCGGCCTGCTCGGCTATTGCCGCGCCGGCTTCGAGAAGGAACTCGCCGCCGAACTCGACGACATCGCCGCGGAGGCCGGGCTGATCGGCTACGTGCGCGCCGAGCCCGACTCGGGCTACGTCATCTACGAGACCTTCGAACCCACCCCGCTCGGCAGCTTCGGCGAAGCCACCGACTGGCGCCGCCCGGTGTTCGCGCGCCAGCTGCTGCCGTGGTTCGCGCGCGTCGACGATCTGCCCGAGCGCGACCGCGCCACACCGATCGTCGACGCGGTCAAGGCAAGCGGCCAGCGCTTCTCGGGCGTGGTGCTGGAGACCCCCGACACCGACGAGGCCAAGCAGCGCTCGGGCTTCTGCAAGCGCTTCACCGAGCCGCTCGCCAGGGCGCTCGAGAAAGCCGGCTGCCTGCGCACCAGCCGCGCCGGTCTGCCCGTGCTGCACGTCCTCTTCACGAGCGCGACCAGCGCCTGGCTCGCCGCCGGTCAACCCGGCCAGTGCTCGACCTGGCCGATGGGCATCCCGCGCCTGCGCATGCCCTCGAACGCCCCCAGCCGCTCCACTGCGAAGCTCGCCGAAGCCTTCATGACCCTGCTCGAGGACAACGAGCGCGACAGCATCGTGCGCGCCGGCCAGCGCGCGGTGGACCTGGGCGCCGCGCCGGGCGGGTGGACCTGGCAGCTGGTGCACCGCGGCCTTCGCGTCACCGCGATCGACAACGGCCCGCTGCGCGACAGCGTCATGGCCACCGAGATGGTCGAGCACCTGAAGGCCGACGGCTTCACCTGGCGGCCGCCGCGGCCGGTGGACTGGATGGTGTGCGACATGGTCGAACAGCCCTCGCGCATCGCCTCGCTGATGGCCGAATGGGTCGCCACCGGGCGCTGCCGCTACACCATCTTCAACCTCAAGCTGCCGATGAAGCGCCGCGTCGAGGCGGTCGAGCAATGCCGCGAGCTCATCCGCAAGCGGCTCGCCAGCGTCGGCCCCTTCGACCTGCGCATCAAGCACCTGTACCACGACCGCGAGGAAGTCACCGCCTTCCTCACGCTCAAGCGCTGA
- a CDS encoding NAD(P)(+) transhydrogenase (Re/Si-specific) subunit beta has protein sequence MTSNWFVSMAYFIVAIVFILGLKAMSSPVTAKKGIVWAGFAMVGATVVTFFIPDLHNVGLMILAIVLGGGVAWYSGKIVKMTDMPQMVAIYNGMGGGAAAGIAAIELVRGVPHDAVTSTLLALGAIIGAVAFSGSCVAFAKLQGLMNKAIRLPQQNNVNFFLSLLTFGVGLTVAYSDAPGGFEIFVFFLLALALGVVLVMPIGGADMPVVISLLNAFTGLAVGFKGFVIGNPALIVAGIVVGASGMLLTQLMAKAMNRPIKNIIFAPITGAAAEGGEAVEGTMRELSPMDAAALMRYGQKVIIVPGYGMAVAGAQHKVWEMAQLLEEGGVEVVFAIHPVAGRMPGHMNVLLAEAGVPYDKIFDLDEINNDFAQADVALVIGANDVVNPVARTDKSSPIYGMPILNADMAQNVIVVKRGKGAGYSGIENALFYKDNCRMLYGSAQEAIGEVIQHVKAMEA, from the coding sequence ATGACGTCCAACTGGTTCGTGAGCATGGCGTACTTCATCGTCGCCATCGTCTTCATCCTCGGCCTCAAGGCGATGTCCTCGCCGGTGACGGCGAAGAAGGGCATCGTCTGGGCCGGCTTCGCCATGGTCGGCGCCACGGTGGTGACCTTCTTCATCCCCGACCTGCACAACGTCGGCCTGATGATCCTCGCCATCGTGCTCGGCGGCGGCGTGGCCTGGTACAGCGGCAAGATCGTCAAGATGACCGACATGCCGCAGATGGTCGCCATCTACAACGGCATGGGCGGCGGCGCGGCGGCCGGGATCGCGGCGATCGAGCTGGTGCGCGGCGTGCCGCATGACGCGGTCACCTCGACGCTGCTTGCGCTGGGCGCGATCATCGGCGCGGTGGCGTTCTCGGGTTCGTGCGTGGCATTTGCCAAGCTGCAGGGCCTGATGAACAAGGCGATCCGCCTGCCGCAGCAGAACAACGTGAACTTCTTCCTGAGTCTGCTGACCTTCGGCGTGGGCCTCACCGTGGCCTACTCGGACGCGCCCGGCGGCTTCGAGATCTTCGTGTTCTTCCTGCTCGCGCTCGCGCTCGGCGTCGTCCTGGTGATGCCGATCGGCGGTGCCGACATGCCGGTGGTGATCTCGCTGCTGAACGCCTTCACCGGCCTTGCGGTGGGCTTCAAGGGTTTCGTGATCGGCAACCCGGCGCTCATCGTCGCCGGTATCGTGGTCGGCGCCTCGGGCATGCTGCTCACCCAGCTCATGGCCAAGGCGATGAACCGCCCGATCAAGAACATCATCTTCGCGCCCATCACCGGCGCTGCGGCCGAAGGCGGCGAGGCGGTCGAAGGCACGATGCGCGAGTTGTCGCCGATGGATGCGGCAGCGCTGATGCGCTACGGCCAGAAGGTCATCATCGTGCCCGGCTACGGCATGGCGGTGGCCGGCGCCCAGCACAAGGTGTGGGAGATGGCGCAGCTGCTGGAGGAGGGCGGCGTCGAGGTGGTGTTCGCGATCCATCCGGTCGCGGGTCGCATGCCGGGCCACATGAACGTGCTGCTCGCCGAGGCCGGCGTGCCCTACGACAAGATCTTCGACCTCGACGAGATCAACAACGATTTCGCCCAGGCCGACGTGGCGCTGGTCATCGGCGCCAACGACGTGGTGAACCCGGTCGCGCGCACCGACAAGTCGAGCCCGATCTACGGCATGCCGATCCTCAACGCCGACATGGCGCAGAACGTCATCGTGGTCAAGCGCGGCAAGGGTGCGGGCTACTCGGGCATCGAGAACGCGCTGTTCTACAAGGACAACTGCCGCATGCTCTACGGCAGCGCGCAGGAAGCGATCGGCGAGGTCATCCAGCACGTGAAGGCGATGGAAGCATGA